From Acidobacteriota bacterium:
GCGCCTTGCGGTCGAGGCCGATGCCGGCCAGCTTGAGGCCGTTGATCAGGTGGCTGTAGCTGAGCCCGTGCAGGCGCGCCGCCGCCCCGATGCGCGTGATCCAGAGACGGCGGAAATCCCGCTTCTTCCGCCGGCGGCCGACGAATGCGTAGTTCAGGGAGGTGTCGACCGCTTCCTTGGCGGCGCGATACAGCTTGCTCTTGTTCTGGTAGAAGCCCTTGGCGCGGGCCAGCAGCTTCTGCCGCTTCGCGCGCCGGACGGTGCCGCGCTTCACTCGAGGCATCTTCTCGACTGCTCCCTACTTGTACGGAATCATCCGCAGGATCCGCGATTCGTCGGCCGTATCCACCGTCGTCGTGCCGCGCAGCCCGCGCTTCTGCTTGGTGGTCTTGCTGGTCAGGATGTGGCGCGAGAACGCCTTTTTGCGGGTCACCTTGCCGGTCCCGGTGGTGTTGAACCGCTTGGCCGCGCCGCGGTGCGTCTTCAGCTTCGGCATGCCTGCCTCTCCATCAGCGCCCCTTCTTCGACACGCTCCTGCTCGACAGGATCGTGTGCATCTGGTTGCCTTCCATGCGGGGCAGCGTCTCCTGGGTGGCCACCTCCTGCAGCTCGTCGACGAGCCGTTCGAGGATGTGCCGCCCGAACTCCGGATGCGCCATCTCGCGACCGCGGAAGAAGATGGTCGCCTTGACCTTGTCGCCGTGCGCCAGAAAGCGCTCGACGTGCTTCTTCTTGAACTGGTAATCGTGTTCGTCGACCTTCGGCCGGAACTTGATCTCCTTGACCTCGATCGTCTTCTGGTGCTTCTTGGCCTGCCGCGTCCGCTTCTGCTCCTCGTACTGGAACCGCCCGTAGTCCATGATTCGGCAGACCGGCGGTACCGCGGTCGGCGAGATCTCGACGAGGTCGAGTCCCTTCTCCCGTGCTATCGCCATTGCCTGGGGCGGCGCCATGACGCCGAGCTGCTCACCGCCGTCGTCGATGACCCGGATCTCCCGAACCCGGATCCGCTCGTTGACTCGCGTGCGGGGCTGGCGGAAATCGCGGCGTGGCCCGCGCGGGCCGCGTCCTGGAGGAATACCGTGCTCCCTTCGTGACAGCGCTCGCCCCTCGGGGCGAAGCGCTAGTTTACTCCGTTGCGGGGGTCCGCTTCAGCCGGACCTCCTCCTCGAGCGTCCCGATCAACTCTTCGAGGGCGCTGGCGCCCAGGTCTCCCTTCGTGCGGCTCCGCACCGCGACCGTGCCGTTCTCGACCTCGCGGTCGCCGATCACGAGCATCCGCGGGATCTTCTGGAGCTGCGCTTCGCGGATCTTGAGTCCGATCTTCTCGCGGCGATCGTCGAGCTCCACGCGGAAGCCGGCCGCAGCCAGCCGGTCCCGCACCGTCCGGCCGTACTCGGCATGCCGGTCGGCGATGTTCAGGATGCGGACCTGGACGGGCGCCAACCACAGCGGGAACGCCCCGGCGTACTGCTCGATGAGCAGCGCGATGAACCGCTCGAAGCTGCCGAAGATGGCACGGTGAATCAGCACCGGCGTATGGTCGGCGTTGTCGGCGCCGACGTACTTCAGGCCGAAGCGCTGCGGCATCTGGTAGTCGAGCTGAATCGTCGCGCACTGCCACCGGCGGCCGATCGCATCGGTCACGTGCACGTCGATCTTGGGTCCGTAGAAGCTTCCGTCCCCCTCGGAGACGGTGAACGGCCTGCCCGCCGCCTCGATCGCCCCGCGCAGTTGCGCTTCCGCGTGGGTCCACGTCTCCAGCTTGCCCAGGTAGTCCTCCGGGCGGGTCGAGAGCTCGATCGCGTAGTCCAGCCCGAAGTCCCCGTAGACGCGGTCGATGAGCCGCAGCAGGCGCTCCACCTCCTCGCCGATCTGGTCCTCGGTGATGAAGCAGTGCGCGTCGTCCTGAGAGAACTGGCGGACGCGGGTCAGTCCGCTGAGCACGCCGGAGGCCTCCTGCCGGTGCAGCACGCCCTGGTCGTGGAAACGGAGCGGCAGGTCGCGGTAGCTGCGTCCCTCGCTCGCGAACATCAGCATGTGCCCGGGGCAGTTCATCGCCTTGAGGGCGAACTGCGCCCCGTCCCTGTCTTCGGCGGTCGACGGCCCGCCGCCGTTGCCGGTCGCGGGCGCCGGCGGCTCTCCGTCGGACTCGAGCAGGAACATGTTCTCCCGGTAGTGCTCCCAGTGTCCGGACGTCTCCCACAGCGCCTTGTTGAAGACGAGCGGTGTCCGGACCTCCTGGTAGTCGTCGCCGGACAGCGCGTCGCGCATGTAGTCGGAGAGGATCCGGTAGAGCGTCGCCCCCTTGGCCTGCCAGAACGGTGCGCCGGGCGCCCAGGGGTGGAACGTGAACAGCCCGAGATCCTTGCCGAGCCGGCGGTGGTCGCGCTTCTTCGCCTCCTCGATCCGCGTCAGGTGGGCGGTCAGCGCGGACGCCTTGAAGAAGGCGGTCCCGTAGATGCGCTGCATCGGCTGGTTGCGCGAATCGCCCTTCCAGTACGCGCCCGAGCTGTGCAGCACCTTGAAGGCCTTGAGGCGGCCGGTCGACGGCACGTGCGGTCCGGTGCAGAAATCGATGAAGGCGTCCTCGATCGTGTAGCACGAGACGATCGGTCCCCCCTTTTCCTCGATCAACTGGACCTTGAGCGGCTCGCCGCGGCCGTCGAAGTACGCCTTGGCCTCGGCCTTCGGCATCATCTTCCGCTCGTAGCGCAGATCCTGCTTCGCGAGCTCGGCCATCTTGCGCTCGATGGCTTCCAGATCCGCCGGGACGAACGGCCGGTCGACGACGAAGTCGTAGAAGAACCCCTCGTCGATCGCCGGGCCGATGCCGCACTGCGCCTCGGGGAACAGCGCGGTCACCGCCGCGGCCAGCAGGTGGGCGGTGCTGTGGCGGTAGAGCTCGAGGGCCTCGGGGGCGTCCGGGGTCACGAACCGCACCGCGACGTCGCCCTCGAGCGGGTACGACAGGTCGACCATCCGCCCGTCGACGATCGCGGCCAGGGCCTGCCGGGCGAGCCGCGGCGAGATGTCGGCGGCCACGGCGGACACGGCCGCGCCCGCGGTGGCGGCGCGGGTGGATCCATCCGGCAGGGTGACGGTGATCTGGCTCATGCTGCGTCGGTCGGTCGGGAGACCGTCTCGGTAAACCTGGTAGGCACGGGCGGACTTGAACCGCCGACCTCCTGCATGTCAAGCAGGCGCTCTAACCAACTGAGCTACGCGCCTATCTTTCGCGGAGAGTGGATGTTACAGACCATGAAACGAACGGGCAGTATACCAACCGGGGGAAAGTCGCGTCAAAGGCGCGGCCACCGTTACGCGGCCTCCGCGGCGAGCCCCTCGATCTCCTCGATGGCGCGCTCGAGCACGGCGTCCTCTTCCGGCAGCGGCTCGCCGAGCTCCGGCAACTGCACGGCCACTCCGATGCCCGGCGCCAGGCCGAACGGGTGGATCGATTCGCCGGCCGCGGTCAGGTAGCGCGCCCACGACAGCCACAACGCGGATCCGTCCGGCAGCGGGACGAGGCGCTGCAGGCTCGTACGTCCGGCCGTCCGCTGGCCGATGCTGGTCGCCCGATCGCGCTCCACCAGGGCCGAGACGAACACCTCGGCCGGCCCCGAAGATCCGAAGTTGGTCAGCAGCGTCACCGGCAACCCGATGGCGTCCTCTCCGGTCGTCGATTCGAGCGGCGTGCTGGCGGCGCCGTGCTCCTCGCGGATGGCCAGCGTCCCGTCCGCCACGAAGAGCCCGGCCGCCTGAACCGCCGCCTCGTAGGCGCCCTCCGCCGCGTTACGGACATCGATTACGACATGAGACGCGCCGTTCGCCTCCAACGCGGCGATCTCCTCTGCGACGGCCTCTGCGACGCCCTCGTCGAAAGCCGGAATCCGCAGGTAGCCCACGCCGTCCACCTGTGCCAGCAGGCGCCCGCTGACCGCCGTCGGCGCGAGTCGCTCGCGGACGAGCGCGATGTCGTAGGGCTCCTGCGTGCTGCCGCGAATCAACGAGAGCGTGACCGTGGTCCCTGGTTCGCCGTGGAGCCGCCGCTCGCCCTCGATGACGGACAGCAGCCGCGTCGGCTCGCCGTCGATGGCCCGCACGTAGTCGCCCGGCGCGATGCCCGCCTCCGCGGCCGGTGATCCGTCGAGCGCCGCGATCACCTGCAGGTAGTAGCGCCGGGTGACGTCGAGGCCGACGCGTCCTTCGGGAAGCCGTTGGCCGCTCTCGATGCGACGCGCGTCGGAGGGTGACAGGTACGCGCTGTCGGAGTCGAGCCCCTCGGCCAGCCCGCGCAACGCGCCCTCGAGCACGTCGTCGAGATCGACGAGCTCGACGTAGTTGTTCGAGATGAGCGAGACGACGTCCTCGAAGACGCGCAGGTGCCGGTAGGTCTGCTCTTCCTCGCCGGCCGCCGCACGGCCGTAGTAGCCGCCGACGACTGCGAAGGCGATGATCGGAATCGATGCGAAGAAGGCGATGATCCGGGTCCTCAAGGCAGGTCCTCGCTTTGCAACGAGCTTACGAAGCCACGGGCCGCGACCCGCGACGGGCCCGGTGGAAACCCTCCAGGCCGTGGGGCGGAGCACGTACCGGCCAAGAAGGGGATTCTACCGGATCGGCGGCCGGCCCGTCGACGGATAAGTTGGGCCGATTCAACGGCGCAGGCTCCTGGACACCGTATCGAGTCGAGGCGTACGCTGGAAAGCAGTGAATGGCGCGGGGTTGGACCGCCTTCACGCGAGGACATGCGGGCACTGGGTATCGACTACGGGGATCGTCGCATCGGACTCGCGGTGAGCGATGTGTCCGCGACGCTCGCGCGCCCGTTGCGCGTCGTGGCGCCGGGCGGATCGTTGCCGGAACGGGCCGCCGCGGTGGCCGGCGAGGTGGCGGCGGTGGCCGCCGAGCCCGACGGTCTGGCGGTCGTCGTCCTGGGCGTTCCACGCGCGCTGGACGGTGCGGCGCATCGTCAGACCGCGAGAGTGCTCGCCTTCGCGGATGTCCTCCGCACGGTCACGGCCGTGCCGCTGGTGCTGCAGGACGAGCGGCTGACGAGCGTGGAGGCCGAGACGCGGCTCGCGGTGCGGGAGCGCGACTGGCGGAAACGCAAGGCCCGACTGGACGCCGCCGCCGCGGCCGTGATCCTGCAGGACTATCTGGATCGGGCGGCCGAGAAGCGCGCACCGCATCCGGTCGGCGGGCGGGCTGCCGGCGAAGACGCATAGGCCGATGCTGAAACGGCTCGCAATCGCGCTGGCCTGTCTGCTGTTCCTCGGAGCCGGCGCCGCCGCGTTCGCCTGGCAGGAACTGCTGGCCCGGATCGAGGCGCCGCATCCCGGAATCGCGGCCGCGGGTGCGTTCGTCGAGATCGAGCCGGGCGATTCCGTCGCGGCGATTGCGGGGCGGCTCGTCACGGCCGGAATCGTCGCCGACGAGTGGACCTTCCGTTTCGCGGCGCGGCGCAGCGGCCGGGATCGCTACCTGCAGGCCGGCGAGTACTTCTTCGACGCCCCGGTGTCGCCGCTGGCCGCGGTGACGAAGATCGCCGACGGCCGGGTGCACCTTCGCCCGATCACCTTTCCCGAGGGGCTCACGCTGCCGGCCATGGCGGCCATCGTGGAAGCGAAGGGCCTCGGCTCGGCCGAAGCGTTCGCGGCGGCGGCGTCGCGGACCGCGCTGATCGCCGATCTGGATCCGCATGCGACGGACCTGGAGGGGTACCTGTTTCCCGAGACGTACTTGCTGCCGCGCCACGCCACCGTCGACGTTCTGGTGACGGCGATGGTGGCGCAGTTTCGGGCCGTCTTCGACGACGACCTCCGCGCCCGCGCCGCCGCGCGCGGCCTGAGCGTGCGCGAGGCGGTGACGCTGGCCTCCGTCATCCAGCGGGAAACCGGAAGCGCGGCGGAGCACGCGCTCGTGTCCGCGGTCTTCAACAACCGGCTCCGCATCGGCATGCGGCTCCAGAGCGACCCCACCGTCATCTACGCCCTCGAGCAGGCCGGCACGTACGACGGCAACCTGACGCGCACCAACATGCGGGTCGACTCGCCGTACAACACCTACCGCTACGGCGGGCTGCCCCCCGGTCCGATCGCGGCGCCCGGCCGCGACGTGCTGCAGGCGGCGCTGGACCCGGCCGACGCCACCTACCTCTACTTCGTCAGCCGCAACGACGGCACGCACGCGTTCGCCGACTCGCTGCGCGAGCACAACCGCAACGTGCGCGAGTTCCAGGTGGAGTACTTCCGACGCCAGCGGGCCGGGCGGTAGAGCGACCCTTTGGTCGTCAATCGGAAGGTGTCGCCGCTCTTGTGCCTTCGGGTGTCGCGGGCAGGTAGTCCCTCCAGCCCTCGACCTCCGTGTAGAAGAGCGGCGTGGCGTCGCGCCCGGTGGCGAGGTTGCGCTCGATCACGGCGGCGGGCCGGGCTTCGTTGCGAGCGTTCGTTTCCACGTCGCCCACCCGCTCGAACAGGATGCCGCCGAAGGCGAGCCAGGCGGCGGCCAGGGTGAGGACGACGTTGAACGCCTGCCCGGTGACGTAGAGCTGGATGGGCCGCCCGCCCGAGGTGTGCCGGGCGAGGTCTCGCAGGCTCGATTCCAGGCCGATGCTGACGAACGCCAGGCAGAACAGCCAGCCGCGCACGTCCGACGTCAGGTCGAGCGTTTCGGCCACGCGCGTTTCGCCGAGCGTCGGCGTCAGCACGAACGAGAACAGGAGCGAGGCGCCGACGAAGCCGATGATGAACTTGGGCAGGCGGTGCCAGATCTCCATCGCCTCCGGCTTGCGCTCGTCCGTGGCCTCGACCCGCGTGACCCAGAACACGGCCACCAGGAACGCGACCAGGCCGATCAGCGTGTTCTGGATCATCTTGACGACTGCCGCGATCTGCTCCGCCTGCTCGCCGAGAATGGCGCCGGCCGCCACCACGGCCCCGGTGGCGTCGACCGTGCCGCCTATCCAGGCCGCTCCGACCACCGGGTCCATGCCGCTCCAGCGGATGCCGAGCGGCATCAGGATCATCATCGCCACGGTGAAGATCAGCGACATGCCCACGGCGAGCGTCAGCTCCTGCTTGCGGGCCCGCGCGGCCGCGGCGACGGCGATGGCGGCCGACACGCCGCAGACGGAAGTGGCGGCCGCGATGACGATCACGAGCGACCGGCTGCCGATCTGCAGGAACCGGATCCCGAACTGGTACATGAAGACGATGACGACCGGCGTCACCAGCCAGGCGACGAACAGTCCCGGCCCGCCGAGGCGCAGGATGTTGCCGAACAGCACCTCAGCTCCCAGCAGTACGAGGCCCGTCTTGATGTAGAGCTCGCTGCGCAGGGCCGGTCTGAGCCAGTCGGGCGTTCCCCGGGTGTTCGCGATGATCAGGCCGATGATCAGGGCCCAGAAGGCGTAGCCGAAACCGGCGGCGCGCACGCCCGCCTGGTTGGCCAGGGTGTAGGCGCCGACGGCCAACAGGAAGAGTGGAGCGAACGCGACCGCATGGCGCCGGGCGGAGTGGCCCATGAACCGCACGGCGAGCGCGGAGAGGGCGGCCATGACGATGCCGAGCGCGGCGAGTCCCGCCGCTCGGCCCGCGAACGCCTCGGTTGGCAGCGCCGCCCAGCGTCCGACACCGGGCACGGCGCCGATGGCGCCGGCGACCACGCCGGCCATGACGAGCCCGGCGAGCCAGACGGCCCACCAGTCTTCGGATGCAACGAGGGGATTCCGGGCGGGCGTCGGGGCGTCGGGCATGGCGCGCCTATAATGCACGAGTTTCGCGTGGAATGGGGAGTCGAGCCATGATGTTCATGCACTTTCTTCGATTCGCGGCGGCGCTGGCGTTGGTCCTGTCGGCCGGCGGGGCGGCGGTCCGGGCCCAGGAGCCACGGCAGGAGACGCTCGATGCGGCCGGTCTGCTCGCACCGGTCGAGATCGTGACCGACCGCTGGGGGATCTCCCACATCTACGCGGAGAACGAGCACGACCTGTTCTTCGCGCAGGGCTACGCGGCGGCGCGCGACCGGCTGTTCCAGTTCGAGATCTGGCGGCGGCGCGCCACCGGCACCGTCGCCGAGATTCTCGGCCCGCGCGAGATCGAGCGCGACACCGGCGCCCGCCTGTTCCGCTTCCGCGGCGACCTGACGACCGAGATGCGCCACTACCACGAGCGGGGCGACACGATCATCCCGGCCTTCGTAGACGGCGTCAACGCCTGGATCGACCGCACGGAACGCGAGCCGGACCTGCTGCCGCTCGAGTTCGAGCTGCTCGGCATCAGGCCGGGGCGCTGGACCCCCGAGGTGGTGATCTCGCGCCATCAGGGACTGGTGTCGAACGTGACGCAGGAGCTCGACAACGCGCGCGCGGTGGCCGCGATCGGGGCGGAC
This genomic window contains:
- a CDS encoding PDZ domain-containing protein; translated protein: MLRPTAWRVSTGPVAGRGPWLRKLVAKRGPALRTRIIAFFASIPIIAFAVVGGYYGRAAAGEEEQTYRHLRVFEDVVSLISNNYVELVDLDDVLEGALRGLAEGLDSDSAYLSPSDARRIESGQRLPEGRVGLDVTRRYYLQVIAALDGSPAAEAGIAPGDYVRAIDGEPTRLLSVIEGERRLHGEPGTTVTLSLIRGSTQEPYDIALVRERLAPTAVSGRLLAQVDGVGYLRIPAFDEGVAEAVAEEIAALEANGASHVVIDVRNAAEGAYEAAVQAAGLFVADGTLAIREEHGAASTPLESTTGEDAIGLPVTLLTNFGSSGPAEVFVSALVERDRATSIGQRTAGRTSLQRLVPLPDGSALWLSWARYLTAAGESIHPFGLAPGIGVAVQLPELGEPLPEEDAVLERAIEEIEGLAAEAA
- a CDS encoding putative sulfate exporter family transporter, which translates into the protein MPDAPTPARNPLVASEDWWAVWLAGLVMAGVVAGAIGAVPGVGRWAALPTEAFAGRAAGLAALGIVMAALSALAVRFMGHSARRHAVAFAPLFLLAVGAYTLANQAGVRAAGFGYAFWALIIGLIIANTRGTPDWLRPALRSELYIKTGLVLLGAEVLFGNILRLGGPGLFVAWLVTPVVIVFMYQFGIRFLQIGSRSLVIVIAAATSVCGVSAAIAVAAAARARKQELTLAVGMSLIFTVAMMILMPLGIRWSGMDPVVGAAWIGGTVDATGAVVAAGAILGEQAEQIAAVVKMIQNTLIGLVAFLVAVFWVTRVEATDERKPEAMEIWHRLPKFIIGFVGASLLFSFVLTPTLGETRVAETLDLTSDVRGWLFCLAFVSIGLESSLRDLARHTSGGRPIQLYVTGQAFNVVLTLAAAWLAFGGILFERVGDVETNARNEARPAAVIERNLATGRDATPLFYTEVEGWRDYLPATPEGTRAATPSD
- the rpmI gene encoding 50S ribosomal protein L35 — its product is MPKLKTHRGAAKRFNTTGTGKVTRKKAFSRHILTSKTTKQKRGLRGTTTVDTADESRILRMIPYK
- the mltG gene encoding endolytic transglycosylase MltG; this encodes MLKRLAIALACLLFLGAGAAAFAWQELLARIEAPHPGIAAAGAFVEIEPGDSVAAIAGRLVTAGIVADEWTFRFAARRSGRDRYLQAGEYFFDAPVSPLAAVTKIADGRVHLRPITFPEGLTLPAMAAIVEAKGLGSAEAFAAAASRTALIADLDPHATDLEGYLFPETYLLPRHATVDVLVTAMVAQFRAVFDDDLRARAAARGLSVREAVTLASVIQRETGSAAEHALVSAVFNNRLRIGMRLQSDPTVIYALEQAGTYDGNLTRTNMRVDSPYNTYRYGGLPPGPIAAPGRDVLQAALDPADATYLYFVSRNDGTHAFADSLREHNRNVREFQVEYFRRQRAGR
- the thrS gene encoding threonine--tRNA ligase — encoded protein: MSQITVTLPDGSTRAATAGAAVSAVAADISPRLARQALAAIVDGRMVDLSYPLEGDVAVRFVTPDAPEALELYRHSTAHLLAAAVTALFPEAQCGIGPAIDEGFFYDFVVDRPFVPADLEAIERKMAELAKQDLRYERKMMPKAEAKAYFDGRGEPLKVQLIEEKGGPIVSCYTIEDAFIDFCTGPHVPSTGRLKAFKVLHSSGAYWKGDSRNQPMQRIYGTAFFKASALTAHLTRIEEAKKRDHRRLGKDLGLFTFHPWAPGAPFWQAKGATLYRILSDYMRDALSGDDYQEVRTPLVFNKALWETSGHWEHYRENMFLLESDGEPPAPATGNGGGPSTAEDRDGAQFALKAMNCPGHMLMFASEGRSYRDLPLRFHDQGVLHRQEASGVLSGLTRVRQFSQDDAHCFITEDQIGEEVERLLRLIDRVYGDFGLDYAIELSTRPEDYLGKLETWTHAEAQLRGAIEAAGRPFTVSEGDGSFYGPKIDVHVTDAIGRRWQCATIQLDYQMPQRFGLKYVGADNADHTPVLIHRAIFGSFERFIALLIEQYAGAFPLWLAPVQVRILNIADRHAEYGRTVRDRLAAAGFRVELDDRREKIGLKIREAQLQKIPRMLVIGDREVENGTVAVRSRTKGDLGASALEELIGTLEEEVRLKRTPATE
- the rplT gene encoding 50S ribosomal protein L20 translates to MPRVKRGTVRRAKRQKLLARAKGFYQNKSKLYRAAKEAVDTSLNYAFVGRRRKKRDFRRLWITRIGAAARLHGLSYSHLINGLKLAGIGLDRKALADLAVREPDAFAHLAEQAREARAAAT
- a CDS encoding translation initiation factor IF-3, which translates into the protein MPPGRGPRGPRRDFRQPRTRVNERIRVREIRVIDDGGEQLGVMAPPQAMAIAREKGLDLVEISPTAVPPVCRIMDYGRFQYEEQKRTRQAKKHQKTIEVKEIKFRPKVDEHDYQFKKKHVERFLAHGDKVKATIFFRGREMAHPEFGRHILERLVDELQEVATQETLPRMEGNQMHTILSSRSVSKKGR
- the ruvX gene encoding Holliday junction resolvase RuvX codes for the protein MRALGIDYGDRRIGLAVSDVSATLARPLRVVAPGGSLPERAAAVAGEVAAVAAEPDGLAVVVLGVPRALDGAAHRQTARVLAFADVLRTVTAVPLVLQDERLTSVEAETRLAVRERDWRKRKARLDAAAAAVILQDYLDRAAEKRAPHPVGGRAAGEDA